The segment TATATACGCTATTTAAAGGCTGAATGCACATCATATCACCCAAAGGTTTTTATAGTTACAGTGGCTGTTTTAACATACCAAAGTTCTCAGGCCACATAGTCTGCAAGGTGTCGCAGTTTTGACTTGTGTTCTTTTTGTGGACATCCATAGTATTCACACGAGGCAGGGAAAAAGATGAACAAGGCCTTgagaatgcaaaaaaaaagaaaaacaagaaaaaaatgacatcttGTACGATCCACTACCGACTCAATGTCCTATATCTATACATTCCTCTCACTATTACCTGTTATTATACACTTAAACACTGCACAACATGTTAAAAAACGACTTTATGTCGTCTTTATGCACAACGTCGTCAACAGTCTCTTCTTCTCATGCGCATTTAAGTGCCTCACAGCACCATATCTGTCGTAAatactcaactcaactttatttataaagcgctttaaaacaaccacagctgaaacaaagtgctgtacataggaggtcataaaacaacaaaacagtgagataataaaaagcagttaaaacaaaacaataaaaacagaacgAGATCTCATGCTGGGTTAAAAGCCAGTGAGTAAAAGTGGGTTTTAAGGTgggttttaaaaacagacagtgaggAGGCCTGTCTGATGTGCAGAGGTAGATTGTTCCACATTTTTGGAGCAGCAACGGAGAATGCACGGTCTCCTCTAAGCATTTGCTTGGACCTCGGTACCTCAAggagcagctgatcagctgacctgaggcacCGGGCAGGGGCGTAGGGGTGAAGAAGCACAGAGATGTAGGGCGGGGCAAGgccatttaaagatttaaaaacaaataaaaggatcttaaaatgaactctaaagtgcacaggcagccagtggagggaggctaGGATGGGTGTAATGTGCTCTCTCATTCGTACTCCAGTTAGCAGACGAGATGCAGCATTCTGAACTAACTGGAGACATGAAAGGGAGGACTGGCTAActccaaaataaagtgcattgcAGTAATCCAGCCGAGATGTGATGAAGGCATGGATTACTGCTTCAAAGTGCTGATGtgcaagaaaaaataatttatgcCTGTAAactaataaagtaaatataaacacaatttTAGCACAGTCCACTACTATACACTATTAAAAATATACAGCAACTGTTGTGCAAACTTAAATATACCCTGTGTAATATGTCATAGAAACAGACATCTCTACCAAATATTAATATGTGCTTAAGGGGTTCTTACTGTACAATAGTCTTAATTTGGATCAGAGTATCAGTAGTATTTAATAGCcacaaatttaaaaatccaAACATTATAAGTACTGTAACACATTTTGATAATCTTAAATTTGATTATATGATATTCATGCATTGTTTTTATGTTCCTTAGATATGAAACTTGTGTTTCCTCGCATTGGATAACAATTTGTGGACTGCAAAAACGATGCGTTCTTCTCTTAGCTTTGTAACAGTGCACTCATGTACTCGGAAAAATGTCTTTACCTAAGAgaagaacaaaaataaacacgtGAATTCAATAAATCAGTGGGTAAGAACAGAATAGAACAAATCATTGATACGAACATCATCGTCTTGTGATgacaacaacatcaacagtCCTTTCTGCGTGCACAAGGGTTTTGTAATTTAAAGTAGCATTTTATAAAATCTACAATCAGGCAtaacatattcacacacacattttcccaaACAAAATGCATGGAATACTTTTTATTAAAGACAAGCTTGTAGCTGAGACCAGAGCAAATCTAGTTGTATTCAAGACTGAAACTTGCAGCAGAACGAACACTTGGTAACTTTCCAGCTGTAAAAACATGAAGGGGTTTGTGAGGATTAGTGAAAGTATGAGGATTTAATTCTTCATAGTGTTGGGGGGAAAATAAACAGGTGGATAAAACATAATATGAAGATTTTTAGAAAGGTGGGAAAAAAGTTGAGGCAGGATCCCTGAAAACATGATAAgctaaaatacaaataaacggGAGACTGAGACAAGTTCAGTCCAAGTACAACAGCCCTGGAAAACTTGGGACAGGAGGAGCGGTTTTGAGCCGAGTTGATTATTATAAATATGCTGGTATAAGACTAAATTGTGTTTTGCAGGTACTTCCTGTGGCGCTTCTGTGTCCTCTGCTCCACCATGAACTTCCTGACTGACAGCTACACCTGGCCCCTGCTGGTGTATATGCTGCTCATCTGCATTTACCCCTTCACCTCCAGCTGTGCACACACCTTCAGCACCATGTCCCCAGAGTCCCGCCATATCTGCTACTTCTTTGACTACGGAGCCCTCAGCCTCTACAGTCTGGGTAAGACTTCAGACGCAGTGCTGGATCCTGAATCCAAGAAGTTCAAGGTTTGGTGcagataattttttttgtttttctgcagaacTCAGAGGTGAATGAGAGGTTTGTCTGAGCTTTTTAACAACTGTTGTTAAGCTGAGCAGGGCGTTTAATACAACTGGTGCTTCATGCtacttggttcatatttgacatcagaaaaataattaataataaaaattataagaaatatataataaaataataataaataaacttaattttaaaataatgaataaaaatagtaaaaaaaaatgtcacctccacagtgctcaggtgaggtagGAGATTAATGGAAAGGTAGTAACCAGGTGCAAAACTGTAACCAGCAGGTATCCAAGAGACGCAGCGCCCAAAAACACAAAGCCCCAAATATAAAAACGCCAAAGTAGAGCGAATCCTTGGTCGACTTTTACTTGTACTTTTGCGATTTTGCGAGCATGTCTACGAACACTAACCAACTATTCTGCATAATATACCTTTAAAATAATCTCTAGATGAAAGCTGGCATATTCTTTGTCGTAATCATCGATGTCCAAGTGCGCTGATATGACACCCTTTAGGGAGCTGTAATCCGTTATCCACCTGATACAGCAGAACATACAGAGCACTGTTGCATCTGTTTGCCTCTAAACATACCTGCGCATGTCGGCTGGATGTGATGAGGGCATGTCTTATTTCCATATCATGTTAAACCACATTGAAAAGtatctctcctctttttttcaacaaagaaTGAACATGGTATTGGCCTTGTGCCaagtgtttttcctgcagcatCTGCTCTTACTGCTGTGTGCCCATTTGCAGGCGAGTACGTACATGCAAAACAGATTTATGTAGTTTGCCCTTTACCTAAAGAATCATACAGACTTATGTGTTTTAAGGTGGGTCTACTGTATGCTTTATCAGTGTGTACGTTCAGTGTGTGCATTTCAGGTTATGTGTTATGATCCCAGCAGCATATGCCACATACGGACAAGCAGTCAAACATTAACTGACGGCCTCTTCACTCCCTCTCCCTGCAGACTGCTGCTTAATCTACCACAAAGCTTCTTAGAGCCAAGATTTGCCCagtttaaaatgttcaaaagtcCATTTCAGGGATAAGAGCTGCAGGAGGGTTTTCTCACTGCAGGAGAAAAAACTTTACAGTCTATCACACACAGTGCAGCTGATGCTCTCCAAGGAAGAAGACGACGTCTAATCTGTGCTTTGAATTGTTCCAGGTTAATGAGGAGCTTCCAGGTGGACGGATGCTTTCTTAggattaaaaacaaagtgtgaaATTGCAGACACTGGTTATGTTAAATGATTTTAACAGGAAGAAGAATATGAAATGTCCCTCTTTGGCGCCTCCCAGTGGTTATATCAGGAAACACACTGTAGCAGACGGACTGCACTATCTTTATGTGGTTTTATTGTTTCTGCCACCACAACAAAAATCCAAGTTGTGGTCCCAGTTGTTCCTCTAAGTTCCAAAAATTTTAACCCATAGCTTTAATTTTGGTGCGTTTCTAATATGTTCACtcttgtttattttagtttatttgtgaTGCTATGCTATCCTCTTCCTATCTTCACCCTTGTTTCGTCAGTGAGTGTTCGAGACACCTTGGTTTAAATTTTATTCAATTGTTTGCATCTTAAAAAATACAAtcactgtaaaggatttgctcTAAATTATTTAAGCTGCCGTCACATGGAGTCAGGGAGACGGTAGACGACAAATGAGATATAATTTTAGTAGATGAGAGCAGAATGGTAAAAGTAGGTGAGGCCGGCAGAATAATGGTAGACCTGCATTGCCATTTGAAGTTCAAATATTTGAACTTTTTGGCGTCCTTCAGGATGGAATTTGAAACCAGATGTTGCCTAGTTCTTTCACACAAGGCAAGACTTTTTtgtaactgacaaaacaatgCCGTGTGCAGACGAACTTACAAAAATGAGAccaaataaataagtaaatagtAGTAATCAAAAGAACAGACCCTAAGGCCCAAGTGTAGCAGGTCAGCAGGGGTAGTTACTGTGGTGCAAGGTGGTATATTTTAGGATTTTGGCAGTGTCACACTGCATCACAGCTCCTCTTGGAGTATCTAGTTTGGGCGTTTTACATTGAATTGCCCATTGAATGCATTTCCTTGAGGGGCTCACAGCATGACAGTACACAAAGTCCACATCAGtcaggaaataaaaaacagtacATTGGTTCAGTCGGTAAGTTTTCCACCACTAAGTTACTGCACAACTTTTATTTGAAGTCTGTTCTATATGGCGTCATGTATTCAATCCATCCTTAAAGCTAAAAGTGTTTCAAGAAACCTCTCAAATCAATTAACTTCTTGTTTTTTGaatgtcctgtgtttgtgttcaggtTGTGCCATGAGCTACGGATACTACGTCATGCCAGACTGCTGGGTGAACAGCTGGCTCCATCAGCATTTTGTCCCCATTGCCATTGGAAACACACTGTTCTGCACCAGCCTGTCCTGCTATTCCAGGTAAGAGCCTGCTGCTTCTCTAACACCTCTTTGCTTCTGGCCAAGAATGTGAAAAACTCCCTTTGGAATATTTTGCATATGTGGGATTCTTGCTTTCAGGAATTTAGGTAAAATCAAGTAGATGTTGTCAAGAAGGTGGAAAATGAGTTATTTCTTTAACATTACAGGCTCACAGGACTGAAAACAGCTTTCAGGACAATTACTTTTTGTTACACAGATCTCCACTACGCAACAGCATTTGATTATATAAATGTGACTGATTTATGCCTGGAAGGTTTTAGTGTTGCCCTCAGACTTGTGTTGCCAGGATGGAGACTCCGCTGAAACAGCATTTACGCCGTCATGTGACACCTAAACTCTCCACTGACACTCAGACAAATAAAATTCTTTCAGGCTAAGCAGCTCTGAATGACCTGCTGCAAGTGTTACTGAGCATGTTGCTGCCATTATTGCTTAGGTGTAGATTctgttattttcatgttttacagACATGAAAGTAACAGGACTTTAATTAAATGCACAGCTGTAATGTGAATCATAAGTGCAGCAGTGCCTCCAGTAAAGGAGATTGCAATCTGCcataaaacagaaagaagaTAAAGCAACTATGCACGGTTGACACAGGAAGCACTctgacatttacaccataaactgatgcaagAAAAGAACAAGCTGGTGCATAAATATTCACcacaatgcaggaaatgaagtctGATGCTCAATATCCTTTTGGGGAAGACTCCCTGGATCACATGCGTAACATAGGTCccctcaaatgttaaaaaaaaatctgcctccCTGCATTATCTATCGCCTGATCTGCAGTAAACTGATGTATCAGTCTGACCTCAGTTGGTGCATCTTATGAAGATTTATCTGTCCTTAAATcaatatgtattttaaagtaTAAAACTAATGCGAAATTGATTAACGCTGTGGTTTTCCTCTGCGCTGCTGAGTGAGAGTGAGGAGTCAGTGGCAGTTTGCCTTTCACGAGTATCAAGGCAAATGCTGGTTTCACTTATATGCAGCTCTGCCAGTGTCCACTGGAACGTTAGACACCAAGGCCAAAGAGTAATGTGAATAAAGAGTCTCAAGCTTGTGCAGCGAGAGTGATTTCATGATATACACTGCAGGCTGCACTGAGACAGGAGAACTAACTCATGCAGTAAGTGTAGCTCGACTGATACAGGATATTTAAGGCTGATATTGATATCAATATATGCAGATGTTTAGAGCAGACAGTTTGacgtatatttatatatattttaattgtgACCAATATATTGTACATACTGATGGGACGTTTTAAAGTTGAGAGGTTTAGGttgaggtttaaaggtttgcagcacaggacacaaaactacaacataagtataaaagtatcaagtaggtctaaatccattgtagtttggaacaattaaaaatctttgtgggcGGAGTGAAAAaggcctttcaaatgaatctagtgctggaaaattATTCagatctttttatttattttagggctgccacgattagtcgactaatcgatgactaatctactattaaaataatcggtgactattttcgtagtcgactaatcggtttgagtcgtTTTTCATTGAAAAGCACTATAAaggtaccccaaaatactcttactgcagcttcttacgttcagatattggcagctttacacactctcctgtaacagtgaactaaaaccctttggcgtgagtatgaaacaagacattagatgacgtaattttggggtttgggcgagacagactgacatttttcaacattttaacacatttttcgatgaaatggtTAGccgactaatcaaagaaataatcgacagattagtcgacactgaaaataatcgttagtggcagccctaatttatttaggctattaatTCATACACAGAGCATTAACAGAGAGGCCGAGGGAGGGAAGGACCAAGAGACACTTTGTCCTCGTTATATACATCTTGTATATGAAACGTCTGTGTTGTCGctgagtgttgatggagaaaCTGTGAGGGAATGAGTGGGGCAGAGCTGTGAGGAGTAAACCCAACTTGACCCTACATTGATATAAACGGTGCTGTCTAAATGTATATCTTGCTGTCTGTGTCCACAGGTTCCTCGAGCTGCAGTTCCCAAAGAGAAGTAAAGCTGTAAGGACCGGAGCGTTTATCGTTCCTTTTATATTTGACACCGTTCCTCTGTTTTACAGGGTGAGTATCAGTTTTGTCTTCAGGTCTGCTTTTATCAACACATATTAAGTTGACTTTATGCACATTTACATTCTTCTCTGACTGAATTTGAATCTTTTATTTCCACTATGAACTGATGTGTTATGCAAAAGCCACagactgtgttgttttgtgtcattatGTAAGTGCTCGGAGCTGATTAGTGCCGGGCTGTGATACTTTGAGCAGGACTTTGGCTCAGTAACCCAGAAACTGATTTCCTTTCTCAGTCTTAGACAAATGTATTGCTGCCATCAATAAATCCCTCTAAGCACTGGGATTGTTTGTGCAAATACGACTTTCTTTTTGTTCCTAACCAGGTCAAAAATGCTGTTAACAATGCTCTAACCATTACTGTTTATAATAGTTACGTCCACATGTCTACTATGTTGGTTTCTAGTGTTGTTgtgaatatatttaattttacaATCATGTCCGTAGATCCTTCTGTGCTTGGGGGGAAACTGCAGCTCTAGCGACGCCTTGTCCAGTCACTGTTATCACCTCCTCTTCGCCTTCCTCACCTGTTTCCTGTTCACCGCCCACCTCCCGGAGAGGTTGGCCCCGGGCCGCTTCGACTACTTTGGTATGTCCTTCATGGATGTTGTAACATTTATACAATGATAAAATCTTGACTCTCCCTACTGTAAGTCTGTAAGGAGATGCTTTATCCTGAGTTGCGATAGAGAGTTATAGAGAACATTTTCACAGCGAGGTTTTACCCTCCTCATGGGGCTGTAACTTTTATAtttgctgtctttgtctgtgCCTGTTCTTGAATGTTTTCCTCTCTGACTACTGGACAACTGACACAAAGCTCAGTAtcaaacaggcttttatttgatAGCGTGTAAACTTTCCACACAAACTTTTCTGCCAGTTTCTTTGCTCAGCGGACAGTTGTTTACCCTGGTAAGGTTTCAaacaggttgtgtttttttatttcttgtctAAAAATCTCctgcacctgtggcacacacaaaAGAAGACCTGCTGTGTTTGTTACTGATTGTGCCAAAGAAGAGAAAGGCGAGATGGTTTGCTAGCTCACTAACAGTAGTTAAAACACAGTAaagtttaaaggaacacttcaccctccaaatgatcatttgtatgtcagttactCACTCAGTGTTCAtgaagaaaattttgttttcttgcatgtctccGTGATGAATGGAGCattaaaagaaacaagaaagttcttgatgaattgaagtgaaTGGGGgccgcatttaacaacagtaaaaccatCTCAAAATGACCGTTTAgaaactttcacacaactcatTTGGTGTAacccaagtctcattcatccagtctATGCTCATTGAATCCACAGGAGTCTTAGCTTTACAGTCATACCCAATTTATGCAATCCCAATACTATTTAGATATCCCAGTATgtagaaatattcaaatataagGGGAGAAAATGAGACACTGTACTGCATGCAGAAAACTGCGCAGTTTTTGCCCAAATCTACATGGGACGAGCATAAAGTGGGCATATCTGTAATCAGTGGGTAGTTGTAGAATCAATTTTCATTTAGAAATATTGAGGTGAAAGGAGAAAGGATGCCTGTGAAAATGTCCGTGCCAGTTTTCCCTTGCCATAAACTTTGGAGCGTTATTTAACCTCCTTCCTAACAAGCTAACATGACTTGGTTGGTACCAGTGGATTCCAAAAGTCAGGCCACTACAGCCTCTGAAAAACAGTAATGTCGGTCCTCGGGGTAGAAGAGGTTACCAG is part of the Epinephelus fuscoguttatus linkage group LG8, E.fuscoguttatus.final_Chr_v1 genome and harbors:
- the paqr6 gene encoding membrane progestin receptor delta isoform X3 yields the protein MLSIKLPELFDIHQVPKVFREDSIISGYRHPRSSALDCVLSSFQMTNETVNIWTHFLPTWYFLWRFCVLCSTMNFLTDSYTWPLLVYMLLICIYPFTSSCAHTFSTMSPESRHICYFFDYGALSLYSLGCAMSYGYYVMPDCWVNSWLHQHFVPIAIGNTLFCTSLSCYSRFLELQFPKRSKAVRTGAFIVPFIFDTVPLFYRILLCLGGNCSSSDALSSHCYHLLFAFLTCFLFTAHLPERLAPGRFDYFGHSHQLFHISAVVGTHFQMEGVMADMTSRRAWLLGHGMMPSFLGTIGVLVASLVLNLGIIVIFSAPLLWKRCRTSNQPQRSMCGCKGQ